A section of the Carboxydocella sporoproducens DSM 16521 genome encodes:
- a CDS encoding B12-binding domain-containing radical SAM protein, with protein MSAHVVLLTPPYHAGVIEITGTWPPLNLVYLAGALRNKGIQVEIYDAMSLNHSVAEIQARLAQVRPQVVGITATTASAPAAIATLKAVREVLPTALLVMGGIHATFCWEEILTSSPWVDVIIRWEGEETFPELVQAWQDGRSFRTVRGIAYREQGEPCATEPRPLIEDLDTLAPAWDLLDWDLYRYRITDSRLAIVSGSRGCDQECRFCSQHHFWRKQYRERSPESLVQEILELRDRFGVEMVLFADEYTTKNRERWEKFLDLLLEAQPGVMLTMETRAPDIVRDQDILWKYRAAGFIHVYIGVESANQATLNALQKNIKAEEAETAIRLLNEQGILTECSFLLGHWEETPRSIEETLQQALRYNPDLAHFLFLTPWPYADLWQQVAERVEEWDFSKYDLVHPIMPSRAMSREELREAMVRCFKVFYREKMRQYCQEAEDSFKKRYMQKSMKVLFNNSFLTEFLAGMKK; from the coding sequence CTGGTGTATCTGGCAGGGGCTTTGCGGAATAAAGGCATACAGGTTGAAATTTATGATGCCATGTCTTTAAATCATAGCGTGGCTGAGATCCAAGCCAGACTGGCTCAGGTGAGGCCGCAAGTAGTAGGAATTACGGCTACCACTGCCAGCGCACCGGCGGCAATAGCCACACTGAAAGCGGTCAGAGAGGTGTTACCCACTGCCTTGCTGGTGATGGGAGGAATCCATGCCACCTTCTGCTGGGAAGAAATTTTAACCAGCTCTCCCTGGGTTGATGTGATCATCAGGTGGGAAGGGGAAGAGACTTTCCCGGAACTGGTGCAGGCCTGGCAGGATGGACGCAGTTTCCGGACTGTCAGGGGAATTGCCTACCGGGAACAAGGCGAGCCTTGCGCCACCGAGCCAAGGCCTCTGATTGAAGATCTGGATACCCTGGCACCAGCCTGGGATTTGCTGGACTGGGATTTATACCGCTACCGGATTACCGATTCCCGGCTGGCAATTGTCAGTGGCTCCCGCGGTTGTGATCAGGAATGTCGCTTCTGTTCCCAGCACCATTTCTGGCGTAAACAATACCGGGAGCGCAGTCCTGAATCTCTGGTTCAGGAGATCCTGGAGTTGCGGGACCGTTTTGGGGTGGAGATGGTACTGTTTGCTGATGAATATACCACTAAAAACCGGGAACGCTGGGAAAAGTTCCTCGATCTTTTGCTTGAGGCTCAACCGGGGGTCATGCTGACGATGGAAACCAGGGCCCCCGATATTGTACGGGATCAGGACATCCTCTGGAAATACCGGGCCGCCGGGTTTATCCATGTCTATATCGGCGTGGAATCGGCCAACCAGGCTACTCTGAATGCCTTGCAGAAGAATATCAAGGCGGAAGAGGCGGAAACAGCCATCCGCCTGCTGAATGAGCAGGGAATTTTGACCGAGTGCTCTTTTCTCCTGGGACACTGGGAGGAAACGCCCCGGTCCATTGAAGAGACTTTGCAGCAAGCCTTGCGGTATAATCCGGATCTGGCCCATTTTCTCTTCCTGACGCCATGGCCTTATGCCGACCTGTGGCAACAGGTAGCGGAAAGAGTAGAGGAATGGGATTTCAGCAAGTATGACCTGGTTCATCCCATCATGCCCAGCCGGGCTATGAGCCGGGAGGAGCTGCGGGAAGCCATGGTTCGCTGTTTCAAGGTGTTCTACCGGGAAAAAATGCGCCAGTATTGCCAGGAAGCTGAAGATAGTTTCAAGAAACGGTATATGCAAAAATCCATGAAAGTGCTGTTCAATAACTCTTTTTTGACCGAATTTCTGGCAGGAATGAAAAAGTGA
- a CDS encoding acyl-CoA dehydrogenase family protein, whose translation MGERVKGGAFLLGSVSPEQVFTPEEFTEEHKMIAKTAFDFTAKEVEPRVEELEKLNPELMSSLLKQAGELGLLAADIPEEYDGAGLDKISSMLIAENLTRGGSFGLAHGAHTGIGSLPIVLFGNADQKKRYLPALASGEKIAAYCLTEPTSGSDALGAKTRADLSADGKYYILNGTKQFITNAGMADVFVVYAKVDGDKFTAFIVDRETEGLSLGPEEKKMGIKGSTTRQVILENAKVPVENVLGEIGKGHVIAFNILNIGRYKLAVGCLGAAKHAIELAAKYSLERKQFGKPIASFGMIREKLARMATSIYVTESMVYRTGGLIDAALAEIDHHAEDAGPRIGRAIEEYALECSINKVFASEALDFVADEAVQIHGGYGYISEYPVERIYRDSRINRIFEGTNEINRLIIPGMLMRKAMKNELPFLQVAQALQKELLQPLTPVSDEPVTWEAQLVERAKKIFLLTAGSAVQKLGQKLQDEQEVLARIADLVIEIFAMESAVLRTIKKVQAKDLYADLAVAMTSFYCFDAFRRVEGYAREVLLAIEKGDVLATQLSALKKLARPPFVDWLGLTRTIAAKVLDFQGYKI comes from the coding sequence ATGGGAGAAAGAGTAAAAGGGGGCGCATTTTTGCTGGGCTCTGTCAGTCCGGAACAGGTCTTTACTCCGGAGGAATTTACCGAAGAACATAAGATGATTGCCAAAACCGCCTTTGATTTTACCGCCAAAGAGGTAGAGCCGCGGGTAGAAGAATTGGAAAAATTAAACCCGGAACTTATGTCTTCCTTGCTGAAACAGGCCGGGGAGCTGGGCCTGCTGGCGGCCGATATTCCGGAAGAATATGATGGTGCTGGTCTGGATAAAATCAGCTCCATGTTGATTGCGGAAAACCTGACCCGGGGCGGATCCTTCGGGCTGGCCCATGGGGCTCATACCGGCATCGGTTCATTGCCCATTGTGCTGTTCGGTAATGCCGACCAGAAAAAACGCTATCTGCCTGCCCTGGCCAGTGGGGAAAAGATTGCCGCCTATTGCTTGACTGAACCAACTTCCGGTTCCGATGCGCTGGGAGCTAAAACCCGGGCTGACCTCAGTGCTGATGGAAAATATTATATCCTGAACGGGACCAAGCAGTTTATCACAAATGCCGGCATGGCTGATGTTTTCGTGGTTTATGCCAAAGTGGATGGTGACAAATTTACTGCTTTTATCGTGGACCGGGAGACCGAAGGCCTCAGCCTGGGCCCCGAGGAAAAGAAAATGGGAATTAAAGGCTCTACCACTCGCCAGGTTATTCTGGAAAACGCCAAAGTGCCGGTGGAAAATGTACTGGGCGAAATCGGCAAAGGCCATGTCATTGCCTTCAACATCCTCAATATCGGCCGTTACAAGCTGGCGGTAGGTTGTCTGGGAGCAGCAAAACATGCCATCGAGCTGGCGGCCAAATACAGCCTGGAGCGTAAGCAGTTCGGCAAGCCCATCGCCTCCTTTGGTATGATTCGGGAAAAACTGGCCCGTATGGCTACCAGCATCTATGTCACTGAAAGTATGGTCTACCGTACCGGAGGCCTAATCGATGCTGCCCTGGCTGAAATCGACCACCATGCTGAAGATGCCGGACCCAGAATCGGGCGGGCAATCGAAGAATATGCTCTGGAGTGCAGTATTAACAAAGTCTTTGCTTCCGAGGCCCTGGACTTTGTAGCTGATGAAGCTGTTCAGATTCATGGCGGTTATGGTTATATTTCCGAATATCCAGTCGAACGCATTTACCGTGACTCCCGGATCAACCGGATTTTTGAAGGGACCAATGAAATAAACCGGCTGATCATTCCCGGCATGCTGATGCGCAAGGCGATGAAAAATGAATTGCCCTTCCTGCAAGTGGCTCAGGCCCTGCAGAAAGAGCTGTTACAGCCTCTGACTCCGGTTAGCGATGAACCGGTAACCTGGGAAGCCCAGCTGGTGGAACGGGCCAAGAAAATTTTCCTGCTGACTGCTGGTTCTGCTGTGCAGAAACTGGGGCAGAAACTGCAGGATGAACAGGAGGTCCTGGCTCGCATCGCAGATCTGGTCATCGAAATCTTTGCCATGGAAAGCGCGGTACTGCGCACCATCAAGAAAGTGCAGGCCAAAGACCTGTATGCCGATCTGGCTGTGGCCATGACTTCTTTCTATTGCTTCGATGCTTTCCGGCGGGTGGAAGGCTATGCCCGGGAAGTACTGCTGGCTATCGAAAAAGGGGATGTGCTGGCTACCCAGCTCAGTGCCCTCAAGAAACTGGCCCGTCCACCTTTTGTTGACTGGCTGGGTCTCACCCGTACCATTGCTGCCAAAGTCCTGGATTTTCAGGGCTATAAAATCTAA
- a CDS encoding thiolase family protein: MREAVIVAGARTAVGKAPKGTLRHVRPEDMGAAVIRNVLERVPQVQPEMIDDVIVGCSFPEGEQGFNMGRVLVLRAELPITVPGFTINRFCSSGLNAIALAAQQIMIGQADIILAGGVESMSMVPMGGNKIAPNPWLMEHMPAAYMGMGLTAENVAQRYGITREEQDRFALASHQKAAAAIREGRFKDEIVPLTVKQGKKEIIFDTDEGVRSDTSLEALAKLKPAFHAKGTVTAGNSSQTSDGAAFVMVMAREKAEELGLEPLAVFKAFAVGGVHPDEMGIGPVVAIPKALKIAGLTLDDIKVVELNEAFASQALYVIKKLELDPARVNPNGGAIALGHPLGCTGAKLTVSLINELRRRGGGYGIVSMCIGGGMGAAGIFEVLA; this comes from the coding sequence ATGAGGGAAGCTGTGATTGTTGCCGGTGCTCGTACTGCGGTAGGGAAAGCACCCAAAGGGACCTTGCGGCATGTTCGCCCGGAAGATATGGGGGCAGCGGTGATCCGCAATGTGCTGGAACGGGTACCGCAGGTTCAACCTGAAATGATAGATGATGTGATTGTCGGTTGCTCTTTCCCGGAAGGGGAACAGGGTTTCAACATGGGCCGGGTGCTGGTCCTGCGGGCGGAATTGCCTATCACTGTACCCGGGTTTACTATTAACCGTTTTTGTTCCTCCGGTTTAAACGCCATTGCCCTGGCTGCCCAGCAAATTATGATCGGCCAGGCGGATATCATCCTGGCCGGTGGCGTGGAATCCATGAGTATGGTCCCGATGGGTGGCAATAAGATTGCCCCCAACCCCTGGTTAATGGAACACATGCCTGCTGCCTATATGGGCATGGGTCTGACGGCGGAAAATGTGGCCCAGCGCTATGGTATTACCCGGGAGGAACAGGATCGCTTTGCTCTGGCCAGCCACCAGAAAGCAGCAGCGGCTATTCGGGAAGGCCGGTTTAAGGATGAAATCGTTCCCCTGACTGTAAAACAGGGCAAAAAGGAAATTATCTTCGACACTGATGAAGGGGTGCGGTCTGACACTTCTCTGGAAGCGCTGGCCAAACTAAAGCCTGCCTTCCATGCAAAAGGTACTGTAACTGCCGGGAACTCTTCCCAGACCAGTGACGGAGCTGCTTTTGTCATGGTCATGGCCAGAGAGAAGGCAGAAGAGCTGGGTCTAGAGCCCCTGGCGGTATTCAAGGCCTTTGCTGTGGGTGGGGTTCACCCTGATGAAATGGGGATTGGTCCGGTAGTAGCCATTCCCAAGGCCTTGAAAATTGCCGGGCTGACTTTGGATGATATCAAAGTGGTTGAGCTGAATGAAGCCTTTGCTTCTCAGGCTCTCTATGTCATAAAAAAACTGGAGCTGGATCCTGCCAGGGTCAACCCCAATGGTGGCGCCATTGCCCTGGGTCATCCCCTGGGTTGTACAGGAGCTAAACTCACCGTCAGCCTGATCAATGAACTGAGACGGCGGGGCGGTGGTTACGGTATCGTCAGTATGTGTATCGGTGGCGGTATGGGTGCTGCCGGAATCTTTGAAGTACTGGCCTAA
- a CDS encoding 3-hydroxyacyl-CoA dehydrogenase/enoyl-CoA hydratase family protein: protein MKREIRTAAVLGAGVMGATIAGHLANVGIPVLLLDIVPRELTPEEQAKGLTMESPQVRNRFAARGKELLLKSKPAPLYVPEVAQRIEIGNFEDDLPKIKDADWIIEVVVENLAIKQQLLARVAQYRKPGAIVSTNTSGISVNKMVEGLALEFRQHFLGTHFFNPPRYMKLLEIIPGTDTLPEIVEFLSWFGERRLGKGIVLCKDTPNFIANRIGVYGMVSTAQAMEELGLTPEEVDALTGPALGRPKSASFRTLDMVGLDTFLHVAANVRDNVTEQWEKEAFRIPEFLTKMVENKWLGDKTGQGFYQKVKTPEGKQVLTLDWQTLTYRPQQKVKLPQVEMAKQAPGGLAGQMKALVNGKDKYSQMAWLAVSRPLLYAARKAQEIADSILAIDKAMEWGFNWQMGPFATFDALGVEATVARMEAEGQEVPAWVKNMLAKGFKSFYKKEQGQLWQYDWNKEDYVLVEDKPGLIILKNRKEQPGAVIYRNSGASLVDLGDGVACLEFHSPNNAIGGDITDAIRVAVEEVEKNFVGLVVGNQGKNFCVGANLMWMLFESQAGDWDEIELMVRTFQNAVMSLKYCRRPVVAAPFGMTLGGGYEVCAHTHRIQAAAETYMGLVELGVGLIPAGGGCKELLLRMYEGIPAGTRTDLQPFVNKAFETIAMAKVSTSGPEAKTLGYLRASDGITFNSDYLIAEAREAVLAMDRTGFMPPEPKQIPVVGESGYATMALGAYSLKMGGYISEYDEHLAKKVAYVLSGGKVPAGTLVTEQYLLDLEREAFLSLAGEPKTQARMQHMLATGKPLRN from the coding sequence ATGAAAAGGGAAATCCGCACAGCTGCGGTCCTTGGTGCCGGGGTGATGGGTGCTACCATTGCTGGCCATCTGGCCAATGTGGGCATTCCGGTTCTGTTGCTGGACATTGTGCCCAGGGAACTGACTCCGGAAGAACAGGCCAAGGGGTTGACGATGGAAAGCCCGCAGGTCCGCAATCGATTTGCAGCCAGGGGCAAAGAACTTTTACTCAAGAGCAAACCGGCTCCCCTGTATGTGCCGGAAGTAGCTCAACGTATTGAAATCGGGAACTTTGAGGATGATTTGCCGAAAATCAAGGATGCTGACTGGATTATCGAAGTGGTAGTGGAAAACCTGGCTATCAAGCAACAATTACTGGCCAGAGTAGCTCAGTATCGCAAGCCAGGAGCCATTGTCAGCACCAATACTTCTGGTATTTCCGTCAATAAAATGGTGGAGGGCCTGGCGCTGGAATTCAGACAGCATTTTCTGGGAACCCATTTCTTTAACCCTCCCCGCTATATGAAGCTGCTGGAAATTATCCCGGGAACAGATACCCTGCCGGAAATTGTGGAGTTTTTGTCCTGGTTCGGGGAACGTCGCCTGGGTAAAGGAATAGTTTTGTGCAAAGATACTCCCAATTTTATTGCTAATCGCATTGGAGTTTATGGTATGGTATCTACGGCCCAGGCCATGGAAGAACTGGGCCTGACTCCGGAAGAAGTGGATGCTCTCACCGGACCGGCTCTGGGGCGACCCAAGAGCGCTTCCTTCCGTACTCTGGATATGGTTGGACTGGACACTTTCCTGCATGTAGCGGCCAATGTACGGGATAATGTCACCGAACAATGGGAAAAAGAGGCTTTCCGCATTCCCGAGTTTTTGACCAAAATGGTGGAGAACAAGTGGCTGGGGGATAAAACTGGACAAGGGTTTTATCAAAAGGTAAAAACTCCGGAAGGCAAGCAGGTCTTGACCCTTGACTGGCAAACCTTGACTTACCGGCCCCAGCAGAAGGTGAAGTTGCCCCAGGTGGAGATGGCCAAACAGGCTCCCGGTGGGCTGGCCGGTCAGATGAAGGCTCTGGTTAATGGCAAGGACAAGTACAGTCAAATGGCCTGGCTTGCAGTCAGCCGTCCCCTGTTGTACGCTGCCCGCAAAGCCCAGGAGATTGCCGACAGCATTCTGGCCATAGATAAAGCCATGGAATGGGGCTTTAACTGGCAAATGGGGCCCTTTGCCACCTTTGATGCCCTGGGGGTAGAAGCTACTGTGGCCCGTATGGAGGCTGAAGGTCAGGAAGTACCCGCCTGGGTAAAAAACATGCTGGCTAAAGGCTTCAAGTCCTTCTACAAGAAGGAACAGGGCCAGTTATGGCAGTATGACTGGAACAAAGAGGACTATGTCCTGGTGGAAGATAAACCGGGGTTAATTATCCTGAAAAACCGGAAAGAGCAACCTGGAGCCGTGATTTACCGTAACTCCGGTGCCAGCCTGGTGGATCTGGGTGATGGCGTCGCTTGTCTGGAATTCCATTCCCCCAACAATGCCATCGGTGGGGATATCACTGATGCTATTCGCGTTGCGGTGGAAGAAGTGGAGAAAAACTTTGTGGGTTTGGTAGTTGGTAATCAAGGGAAAAACTTCTGTGTTGGTGCTAACCTGATGTGGATGCTGTTTGAATCCCAGGCAGGGGACTGGGATGAAATCGAGCTGATGGTCCGCACCTTCCAGAACGCCGTGATGAGCCTGAAATACTGCCGCAGACCGGTCGTGGCGGCGCCCTTCGGCATGACCCTGGGCGGAGGCTATGAGGTCTGTGCCCATACCCATAGGATTCAGGCAGCAGCTGAGACTTATATGGGTCTGGTGGAGCTGGGTGTAGGCCTGATCCCGGCTGGTGGTGGCTGCAAGGAGCTGTTATTGCGTATGTATGAAGGTATCCCGGCTGGCACCAGAACTGACCTGCAGCCCTTTGTCAACAAGGCCTTTGAAACCATTGCCATGGCCAAAGTTTCCACCAGTGGTCCTGAGGCTAAAACTCTGGGCTACCTGCGGGCAAGCGATGGGATTACCTTCAATAGTGATTATCTGATTGCTGAAGCCAGGGAAGCGGTTCTGGCCATGGATCGTACCGGCTTTATGCCACCAGAGCCCAAACAGATTCCGGTGGTCGGGGAGTCGGGTTATGCCACCATGGCCTTAGGAGCCTATTCTCTGAAGATGGGGGGCTATATCAGCGAATATGACGAACACCTGGCCAAAAAAGTTGCCTATGTCCTCTCCGGTGGCAAGGTGCCGGCTGGCACTCTGGTAACTGAACAGTATCTGCTGGATCTGGAACGGGAAGCCTTCCTGAGTCTGGCCGGTGAACCCAAGACCCAGGCCCGCATGCAACACATGCTGGCCACGGGCAAACCCTTGCGGAACTAG
- a CDS encoding glyceraldehyde-3-phosphate dehydrogenase, protein MKKIRIGINGFGRIGRLVMRAAALDPVFEVVAINASYAPSILAHLLKYDTIHRVYSADVAAGEQEIYVNGQKVRCLSDRDPRNLPWGDLGIDIVIEATGKFKDRDGASLHLASGAKKVIITAPGKNEDVTIVMGVNEQAYDPANHHIISNASCTTNCLAPVAKVLHEKFGIISGMMTTVHAYTNDQKNLDNPHKDLRRARACAQSIIPTTTGAAKAVGKVLPELNGKLNGLALRVPTPNVSVVDLVADFEQEVSVETINAALKEAANGALKGILAYTEEPLVSSDFIGHSASSIVDGLSTMAISKHQAKVLAWYDNEWGYSCRVVDLARYVGERLE, encoded by the coding sequence ATGAAGAAAATTAGAATCGGTATCAATGGTTTTGGTCGCATTGGCCGTCTGGTCATGCGGGCAGCGGCCCTGGATCCTGTTTTTGAGGTAGTGGCCATCAATGCATCCTACGCTCCATCCATACTGGCCCACTTGTTAAAATATGATACAATCCATCGGGTTTATAGTGCAGATGTTGCTGCCGGAGAGCAGGAAATCTATGTTAATGGCCAGAAAGTTCGTTGTCTATCCGACCGGGATCCCCGCAATTTGCCCTGGGGTGACCTGGGAATAGATATCGTCATCGAGGCCACCGGCAAATTTAAAGACCGGGACGGGGCCAGTCTACACCTGGCTTCCGGTGCCAAAAAAGTAATTATCACAGCTCCGGGCAAAAACGAAGATGTGACCATCGTAATGGGCGTAAACGAACAGGCCTATGACCCGGCCAATCATCATATTATTTCCAATGCTTCCTGTACCACCAACTGCCTGGCCCCGGTGGCCAAGGTGCTGCATGAGAAATTCGGCATTATCAGCGGTATGATGACTACCGTTCATGCCTATACCAATGACCAGAAAAACCTGGATAATCCCCATAAGGATTTACGGCGGGCCCGGGCCTGTGCCCAGTCCATCATTCCCACCACTACCGGCGCTGCCAAAGCCGTAGGCAAGGTGTTGCCGGAGCTGAATGGCAAATTGAACGGCCTGGCCCTGCGGGTACCTACCCCCAATGTTTCAGTGGTAGACCTGGTCGCAGATTTTGAACAAGAAGTTTCAGTGGAAACCATCAATGCCGCCCTGAAGGAAGCGGCCAATGGTGCGCTGAAAGGCATTCTGGCCTATACCGAGGAACCCCTGGTGTCCTCTGATTTCATCGGCCACTCCGCTTCCTCGATTGTCGATGGCCTTTCTACCATGGCCATTAGCAAGCATCAGGCCAAGGTCCTGGCCTGGTATGACAATGAGTGGGGTTATTCCTGCCGGGTAGTAGATCTGGCCCGTTATGTCGGGGAAAGACTGGAATAG